DNA sequence from the Entomomonas asaccharolytica genome:
GAATATCGTAATCATCCTACCTTCTCTGGATTAGGGTGCTATTTACATTGGTTATGCCAAATAAAAGAGTAAATTATGAACCAACCCTATTTAATTGATATTGGTATTAATTTAACCAATAAAAGTTTTAAAAAAGACCTCACTCAAGTATTACAACGTGCTTATCAAGCCCAAGTGCTGCAAATGGTTATTACAGGTACCAGTGAGCAAGAAAGCCAACAAGCTGTTGAGCTATGCCAAGAATATGATAAAACCGCTACACAACTATTTAGTACCGTAGGTATTCATCCCCACCATGCAAAAGAGTGGCACAGCGATACACTAACTACACTAAAACAACTATTGGCAGAACCTACTGTAAAAGCAGTGGGTGAGTGTGGTTTAGATTTTAATCGTGATTTTAGCCCTCGTCCTGTACAAGAGCGTGTTTTTGAAGAACAGTTAATATTAGCTATTGAATCAGGTAAACCTGTATTTATGCATGAGCGTGATGCGGATGATCGATTTATCGCTATACTAAAACAATACAGAGATCAGTTATCAGCAGCGGTTATCCATTGCTTTACAGGAGAGAAAAAAGTACTTTATCAATATTTAGATATGGACTTACATATCGGCATTACTGGTTGGATTTGTGATGAACGTCGTGGTGAGCATCTACAACATTTGGTTAAAGATATTCCTACAGGGCGTTTAATGATTGAAACTGATGGTCCCTATTTACTACCGCGTACATTAAAAACCAAACCACAAGATCGCCGTAATGAGCCCGCTTTTTTACCAGAAGTACTAAATACCGTAGCGCGTTGTCGCCAAGAAACTGCCCAACAAACAGGTATTCATACTACAGCTTGTGCCCAAGCCTTCTTTAAACTACCTAGCATAAATTAAAAAGGAATAGTAACTAACTATTCCTTTTATATCCTTATTCTTTTGAAAGTTGCCTTAGTCTTTCAGCAATCATATTAAGCTCTTTTTGTTGAGGTGCGCTCAATCCTGATTGTCTCTGCAATTCACCATAACGTGTTTTCAGCTCATCTTCTGTCATTTCAGCAATTGGCTTCTTTAATGTTGGGTTAGCATTAGGTGTTATTTGATAATTAGGCACAACACTCACTATATGTGTTTCTTTATAAGGATTTCCCTTTTTATCACTAGAACAACCTATTACAGTTACTCCACCCAAAAGACATAAAGTGACTACTAATATTTTCTGCATAACAACCTCTAATTACTGATCTAGTCGAAACTTATTGGTTTGAGCAGGAAAAGCTTTAGGTTTAACATCCTTAGCCATTTTTGGTGTTGTTAACTCAAATAATGCAAAACCTATCACACCAATATTAGCTGCTGAACCTTCATTGGCGCCTTTAATATAAGGGCTATCTTTTTCATGAAATATAAAAGGTTTATATTCTTGTCTGGTTTGCCGAAAACCTTTAATGGTAATGGTATTACCTGGAAATAGAATATAACCCGCGTTATTATAATGCCCTTCATGGCCTGTGATACTGTCAACACCATCCGTAGTCACTAATACCTCATAACCTGTGTTACTAATATTTTCAAAGTAAAGCGTATAACTCTCCCCTTTAATGCCTTTGATATAGTAATTTCCTCCAGATTGAATAACAGGAATCTTATTACCATATCTATCTAAAATAGTTACATTGATTCGACCTTGTGCAAAAGCAGGATTAGCAACAACTGTTCCCTCTGGTGGAGTAGCTGAATAATAAATCTCCCCCATCGCTGTTGGTTGTGAAGGTGCAACCCTTACCACATCCATAAATTCTTCTTTTGCTTCAACACCATCTCCCCAAATAGGCCCAGTCTGCTCAAGTTCAGGCAAATCAGTAGCAGGGTGTTTATTACTAGAACAGCCTGTAATAACTAATAAATTTAGCAAAAGGGTTGTTATCAGTAAGGTAGTACGTTTCATATATGATATTCCTTATAGAGGAATTCTAAGTGAATTTATTAGCAAAGCCTAAACACTCTGTTAGGCTAACTAGAGTTAGTTTTAATGCATTATAAACTAAAAAAATAACTTTATTATTATAGTAATTTCAAAAAACAGAAATAGCACTATTTATCCAATAGTGCTATTTCTATTGATTATATTTTACTGAGATTTCCAAGCAATTAATGCGCCTGCTTGACCAAAAAGCGAATTAACATCAGCTAAATTTTCTTCTGGAACATTCCAAATAAAAGACTGACCATTATTAACTGCCTTTAGCTCACCAAATGCGGCGTTGCCCATAATCAAGTTGCCTAAACTTTGGCCTTGAATACTAATGTTTAAATGGTTACTGTTAAGTACATTATGGGGATAAACCATTCTTAACATATTATCTTTATATCTGGCAGGGCCATTAAATAAACCTGGGGTTTCATCACGCCAAACTAGATGCTTCTCATACACAGGTAGAGGTACTACCCCTTCATCTAGCACATACTCATAAGCATCAACCACATTTTCTTGTGTATAAACAATACCATAAGCAGCATTAGCTATTTCGGCACAATCTTTTAAAAACTCTTCCAGTTTATCTTTAGGTATATTATTGGCATACTGCATATCAATATGATAAAAACCACCATATTGTTCTGTTACATGGCCAAATGAAGCTGCCCATGGCAGACTATTACCATCCTTATGATAAAGTCTAAAATCCTGCGCCTCACCGCTAGCAATTAACTTTGCTAAATCAGATACTGATACATTGCTGTATCCTGCATGTTGGGAGCGGTATGCTGCATCTGTTATAGGAAGGCCTACCATTTTAAAAAATAATTGTGCTAGTGTGTAAGCTTCTTGAGAAGATAAATTATCTGTATTATATAACGCTATTCCGATGCACATAAGACCTCCTGAAGGTGTTCACTAGCGAATAATGAACATTTAAATATAAAAACAAAATACCACTTTCTACTATGACAACAAATTTATACAAAAACCATGAGAATAATCAATAATTCTAGTAACTTTTAAGTAAATATTGATACTAAGTATTTCATTTAACAAATTAAAATACTTTTCAGTTGATTATTCTATGAATTAAATATATAACTTTACTTTGTTTTATCAGGCTTCAATTAAAAGAAGATGACATTATTACACATTGGTTTTAGCCAATTAATAACTTACAGTGGCAGTCAACAATAAATAAAGGGTACCAATAAGATGAATAAACAAGAAACTGATTACCTGTTACCCCAAGGTGATATTGCCTTGCAAATCACTGCTCTTCCATGTAATACCAATGGCTTTGGTGATATTTATGGTGGCTGGCTTGTTTCCCAAATGGATATTGCTGGTACGTCGGTTGCAGCTAAAATAGCGAAAGGCCGCGTAGCTACCGTTGCTATTGACCAAATGTCTTTTTTAGTACCTGTTGCAGTAGGCTCACAACTTTCGTTTTATACAGAAACACTCTCAGTGAGACGTAGTTCTATTCAAATTCGTGTAGAAGCATGGAGTGAGGGGTTAATCACAGATGATTGGCGTAAAGTAACAGAAGCTGTTTTTGTATTTGTTGCTATTGATAGCAGTGGCAGAACACGGGCATTGCCTGAGCAAAATACGCTAGCTTGATGATCTAATATCTTTATTCTAACTATTAAATCAGTTAAAGTGAGTACTTTTATAATTATAGAAACTATAATTGTATTATTTACTTAGTTGACTGGATTTATAATCATATGCCTAGAACAATTCGTATTGCCACGCGTAAAAGTGCCCTAGCACTTTGGCAAGCTGAATATGTTAAAACTCGTTTAGAAGCTTTCCATCCTGATATTAATGTAGAACTAGTACCCATGGTTAGCCGTGGTGATAAATTATTAGATTCACCTTTAGCTAAAATCGGTGGTAAAGGGCTTTTTGTTAAAGAGCTTGAAACCGCTTTGCTTGAGAACGAGGCTGATATTGCTGTTCACTCAATGAAAGATGTACCAATGGATTTCCCTGAAGGATTAGGCTTATATTGTATTTGTGAACGAGAAGATCCTCGTGATGCCTTTGTATCTAATAAATATAACTCCATAGATGAATTACCAAAAGGTGCTATTGTTGGTACTTCAAGCTTAAGACGACAAGCACAACTATTAACCTATAGACCAGATTTAACAATTCATTTCTTACGCGGAAATGTTAATACTCGTTTAGCTAAGTTAGATGCTAATGAATATGATGCCATTATTTTAGCAGCAGCAGGCTTAATACGTCTTGAATTTACTAACAGAATTCGCTGTTATATCCCTGTAGAAATGAGTTTACCCGCTGTTGGACAAGGTGCTGTAGGCATTGAAGCCAGAACCAGTGATATTGAATTACATGAATTACTAAAACCTCTGCACCACCAACAAACCGCTTTTTGTGTCAGCGCTGAACGCGCTATGAATAAACACCTAAATGGTGGTTGCCAAGTTCCAATTGCTGGCTATGCACTGCTTAATAACGATCAACTTTTGTTAAGAGGACTTGTCGCCCAGCCTGATGGCCAAAAAGTTCTAACGGCTGAATTTACAGCCCCTAGCAGCCAAGCAGTAGAACTAGGTATAAAGACTGCTGAAACGCTGCTCAGCTTAGGAGCAGATGATATTTTAAAAGCTATTTATGGTGAGGAAAAATAGCCATGAATAGCTGGCGTCTACTTTTAACGCGCTCAGCACCCGACTGTCACTCACAAGCTGACACTTTAGCAGAATTAGGTATTACTGCTGAATGCTTACCGCTATTGGAAATAGTAGCTTTACCTGAAACAGCTAGCCAACGCAGCCAATTACTTGATTTTGATCGATATACAACCCTTGTAGTTATTAGTAAACCTGCTGCCAAACTCATTCTGGAACGATTAGATTACTACTGGCCGCAACTGCCTATTCAACAAACATGGTTTACAGTGGGTAAAGCCACTGCTGAGATATTGCAAGCGGCCAATCTTAGTGTGCACTACCCCACTTTAGGCGATGATAGCGAAGCATTATGGCAGCTTGTAGAGTTTCAAGAAAACTTAGCCAACCCACAATGTCGAGTATTAATTATTAAGGGTGAAGAAGGCCGTCAATGGTTAGCCGAAAAACTACAGCTAAGTGGTATTGCTACTGAAACAATGGAACTTTATCGTCGCCAGATGCCTAATTACACAGAACAAGTTTTATGGCGGCAGTTAACTGATAAAAATATCAACGCTATTGTAATCAGTAGTGGCCAAGCTTTAGATAATTTACAACAACTAGTAACAACTGATTGGCAGAAACTTGCAGAAATGCCTGTGTTTGTTCCAAGCAAGCGTGTAGCAGAACAAGCAGCAAATTTGGGTATTCGCCAAATTATTAATTGTAATGGTGCTAGTATAGATGCATTAATAACTTCATTAAAAAACCACCAAGCACCGTAATTGTTATAAAATACTTCTACTTGATACTGAATAATTGAAGGATAAGCCAGTGAACAAGCAAACAGACCCACAACAAAATGAATCCGTTGAAGCTAATAATCCTAAAGCTAAGGTGACTAGTAACCCATCCGAGCCACCCAAAACAACTTCAACCAAAAATAAAACACACACTGCCGCCTCTGTTAAAGCTAATAGTACAATGATTGCTGGCTTAGCATTAGTTATTGCTATTATAGGATGTGGTGGTGCTGGCTATACCTATTGGCAAATTAAAAATCAAAATAACCTACTTGCTGACCAAAATACCAGCTTAACGACACAGTTAGCAGAGCAACAACAAAAGTTTGATCAAGCGCTTCAGCAATTTAGTGAAAATACCAAACAACAAGAAGCATCACTACGAAACCAACTGGCAGATACACAAAGTAAACTAAAGGATTTGGGTGCAGAAACAAGCAAAGTTAAAGCATCCCAAGAAAATGTAATCACGCAAGTGGCAAAAGTAAATGCAGACTCTAGCCAAACATGGATGCTATTTGAGGCTAAACAGATATTAAAACAGGCTTTCTTTCGATTAAGAGCTTCTGATGTTAATGGCGCCAGCAAACTATTAGACGACCTGAACGAAACCATTAAACTACGTGGCGACCTTAGTCAAACAGCCAGCAAAGTTAATCAAACCATCGAAACAGCCCTTTTAAAACTACAGCAGGCCGAACAAGTAGACCGTGCTAATCTCTATTCACAATTAGCGGCAATTCAAACTCAGATCGCTGAACTAAAGGTTAAACAACCTGTTTTCCAAAAACAGGATACTTCCCAAGAAAAACCAACTAATCGTTTTGAAGCATTAGCAGATAAATTATCTAACTACGTTCGAGTAGACTTCAATGCTAACAGTAAAGTATTACCTATACTTACTTCACAAGGTTTTGGGCAATTAAAAATGACTTTAAACCTTGCCATTGAAAAAGCACAATGGGCAGCGCTTAATGGTGAAAGTGATATTTATAAAAGCGAGCTTACCCGTGTTGCAGAGTTGTTAGAGCAATACTTTGATGCTGACACTACAGCAGTATCAGCTTTAATCACCAAAATTGAACAACTTAAAAACAAAACAATTATTACAGAAGTACCTGATATCACAGATACCTTACAGTTTGTTAACAGCTACTTAGATGAACAAATCTCTCTAAATACACCTCAACAAACAGTTACTCAACCAACAGGAGGCAATAATCAATGAATCGCCTCATGGTTAAACTAGTCATCGTTGTTCTTTGTACTCTTGTACTAGGCGTAGCTATTTCTATAGATGCAGGTTATGTCTTTATCAAATTTAGCCGTTTTGAATATGAATCGAGTCTCTGGGTAACCTTTGCTTTAATAGGGTTTGTTATTTTTGTTATCTGGTTACTCTTTACCCTTACTGGCATATTGTTTGAAGTGTTTGGCAAAATTAACCCCTTTTCTAGCGAAAGAAAGCAAAAGCTAGGAGAAGCAGGTATGCGTGAGTTAGCAGAAGGTAATTGGTCTGCCGCATTAAAACACCTCAAAGCTGCCACAAAGGGAAGTCATAAATCATTAGGTCACTATTTAGGTGCAGCGCAAGCAGCCAATGAATTAGGTGAATACGAGAAAAGTAACGCTTTTATTGAAGCGGCTTGTGATTACGCACCCAAAGCTAAAATAGCAATTGGTTTAACTTTTGGTCGCTTATTAATGGCGCGTCAAGATTATGATAAAGCATTAGCTGTAGCTAACGAGCTTTATGAAGATAAACCTAATAATCCACTGGTTATTAAACTTGTCTACGATATTTATTTACAACAAGAAAACTGGATAGCTATTAATAGATTATTACCTGCCTTAGCGAAACATAAGTTATTACCTGAAAATACCCTTGCTAAACTTGAGCAGTATGTATGGTCTTCATTATTAAAAGAATCTTTTGCTAATAATAAAGAGCAACCTGTTATCGCTGCAGAGCAATTGAAAAAAGCATGGGATGGTTTACCTAATAATGCCAGAGATGATATGGCAATTTTAGAAACCTATATCCAACTGCTTTGCTCATTGGGTAATCAACAAGAAGCTGAGAAACTCTTACAAAAAAGTATTGATAAAGACTATCGCTCTGAGTTGGTTTATTTATATGGTCAAATCAAAGGCAACGATGCGGCTAAACAAATTAGTAGCGCAGAGCGTTGGTTAAATACCCATAGTGATGATGCTATTTTATATTTAACCCTAGGTAAACTTTGTCAACGCGCCCAATTATGGGGTAAAGCTCAAGAATACTTTGAGAAAAGTTTACAGCTTAAACGCTCTCCAGAAGCCTGTCTTGAATTAGCAGGCTATTTAGCGCAACGCGGTGAAACACAAAAGAGTAACCAACTTTTCCAAGAAAGCTTACAGCAAATCCATCGCTCTTTGTATTTACCTTCGGCTGCAAAAAATAAATTAGACTAACCACTTAAACCAGTAGTAACGCCAAGTTACTACTGGTCTGTTAAGTTATAATACAGGTGATAGTAGTCTTGCTATACCTAAACCAAAACGATAAAAGAAAGAATATTTTTTACTATCAACCAAGCTTTTTTCTGTAGAAACAGCAAAGTCATGAACTAACATATCTTCTACCTTCTCGGTGAACCTTTCACTAATGGTGAGTACCATAATTTCAAAGTTTAAACGGAAAGATCGGTTATCAAGATTAGCACTACCAATAGCTGTTACATCATCATCAATTAACAGCACTTTTTGGTGAATAAAGCCTTCTGTGTAATTAAAGACTCTAACCCCCATTTTTACTGCTTCCATTGCGTACAGCACAGAAGCTAAATAAACAAATAAGTGATCTCTACGGGAAGGGAGCAAAATTCTTACATCTACCCCACGCAACACAGCTAATTGTAAAGCACTCCACACTGCCTCATCAGGTACAAAATAAGGGCTGGTAATCCATATACGGTTTTTAGCGGCATTCAGTGCTTCAACAAAAAATAACGAACAGGTTTCTTGTGCATCGGCAGGGCCACTAGGTATTGACTGGCAAGCGACGCCATCAGTGGGAAATTGCGTTTGGAATAACAATTCAGGCAATGTACCACTTGCCCAAAACCAATCTTCAGCAAAAGTCTCTTGTAAACAAGTAACAATTGGGCCTTGTAATACAATATGGGTATCACGCCATGGTGCTAGTGGTGGTTTTTTGCCTAAATATTCGATACCTACATTATGACCACCGACAAAGCCTATTTCACCATCTATAATGGTTATTTTACGATGACAACGGAAATTCCATTGGAAGCGATTAAAAAAGCTAGTACGTGTTGAAAAAGAGCCAACAAACACCCCTGCTTTTTTCAACGTGGCAATATACTGACCTGGTAATCGTATACTGCCTACCCGATCATACAGGAAATAAACTTTTACCCCTCTATTGGCGCAATTTATCAATTCTTTTTGTAACGCTTTGCCTAACGCATCATCATTTACAATAAAAAACTCCATTAGTACTACTTTTTTGGCATGACGTAATGCGGCAAAGATCGTATCAAAGGTTTGTTGACCATTAACTAGTAAATCAATTTTATTATTAGCTAATAATGGCATTCCCGTTAATTTATAGAACGCACGTACACTTTCATAACGTTGGTCGGGGCTGCCTGTTATCACCTCTTTTATCCAATTACGCCAATCAATTTTTTGAGTGACTTGGTGCATTTCTTCATCTACTTGGCGACGTGCCTTAATATAGGCGCCAAATTTATTACGACCAAAAATAAGATAGGGTATAAGTGTTAAAACAGGCATAAACACTAAAGACACTGCCCACGCCACAGCACCCTGTGAAGTACGTACAGTAAATAACGCATGCATAGCCGCAAGAATACCGCACAATTCTATGGTAATAAAAAGAGCACTAAACCAATAAAAATGTTCAGCATGTATAATCATTCTTCTTCTCTATCCTTAATGACTTTATTAATATCTTTCAATATACGGGTTATTCTACAAGAATGTAATACGCTTAATAGCTAACAGCAAAAAATAGTAAATAACAAAAGTATTACTTACTATTTCTAGGGAAATAGTTTTGATGCTCTATTGTTGGCAAGGGGCTGGTAAATATTTATTATCCACGTTGCTAGCACACTCCCACATAAAAACACTTTCTAATGGGGTCATGGTTAAAGTGAGAGTTTTACCTGCTAACGCTTGATTTACATCTTCTGTTTTCATAGTAGCCATAATCGTGCAATGCTTATTCACTTCCTTAACCACGACTTGTGCTACATACTTACCTGAAAGTACAGAGGGTTTAGCGATCCTGTGTGTATTGGAAACTGTATTATCTGGACAGCGTCCTTCTGCTGCGAAATACTCTGCCACAGCCGCTTTTTGATCACTGGCCAAAGACAAAGCCTCTGCCATTTGAGCGCGTGATTTATAGTCTGTATCACCAACAGCCAAATTTGCTATATTACTCAAAATAAAGCCTGCTAAACTGATAGTCGATGGCTTTTGCTGAAGCTCTATATCATCTGCATAAATCGTGGTTGGTATTATCAATAAAGAAATGACTAATAAATACTTGTTCATCTCTACTCAATATTAATGTTGTTATGTTGTAAATAATTCCAATCCACCATTGTCATTTCCGTATGATAGCCAGCAACCGTATTAGCCAATAAGTTTTGTAGATATTCATAATCATTATTTTCAAGCTGCTCTAAAATAGCTTTTAGAACCTTTTTCATCTCATCCCACACCAGATATTCCTCATTGGCGCGCATAATCATTGGATGCTCAGTGCCTGTTACATTTTCGCCAATCAGTAACTCTTCATACAATTTTTCGCCCGGTCTTAGCCCAGTGAATAAAATATTAATATCACCTTGAGGATTATCTTCTGTGATAACAGACAGGCCTGATAGATTGACCATTTTCTCTGCTAAATCAGCAATTTTAATAGGGCTACCCATGTCCAATACAAACACATCGCCACCTTCCCCCATTGAGCCAGCTTGAATAACCAATTGGGCTGCTTCTGGTATGGTCATAAAATAGCGTGTTACTTCAGGATGAGTGACCGTAATCGGCCCACCTTCTTCGATTTGCTTACGAAACAGTGGAATAACTGATCCAGATGAACCAAGCACATTGCCGAAACGAACCATAGTAAAGCAAGTTTGCTGTAATACAGGTTCTCTACCCATACCAAATAATACAGGGTTAAATTCATGGCTTAATGCTTGCAATACCATTTCAGCTAAACGCTTGGTAGCCCCCATGATATTGGTTGGTCTTACCGCCTTATCAGTGGAAATAAGTACAAAATTACTTACCTTTGCCAAAATAGCGGCCTGCGCCACATTTAATGAACCTATTACATTATTTAAGATACCTTCTGCAATATTGTGTTCAACCATTGGCACATGCTTGTAAGCTGCAGCATGATAAATGGTATCAATTTGCCAACTTGTCATTACTTTATTGAGTAATTCTATATTACGAATAGAGCCTAAAATGGGTACAAGGTTAATGGGTAACTGTTTTTGTTCTATGTAATTGGTTAATTCTAAATGTATGCTATAAAGATTAAATTCGCTGTGCTCGAATAATAATAAATCTTTCACCCCAACCGTCACAATTTGACGGCATAATTCAGCACCAATTGAGCCGCCAGCTCCCGTTACCAATACCGTTTTATTTTTAATACAGTGTTCAAATAGTTTTTCATCAGGAGGCA
Encoded proteins:
- a CDS encoding TatD family hydrolase: MNQPYLIDIGINLTNKSFKKDLTQVLQRAYQAQVLQMVITGTSEQESQQAVELCQEYDKTATQLFSTVGIHPHHAKEWHSDTLTTLKQLLAEPTVKAVGECGLDFNRDFSPRPVQERVFEEQLILAIESGKPVFMHERDADDRFIAILKQYRDQLSAAVIHCFTGEKKVLYQYLDMDLHIGITGWICDERRGEHLQHLVKDIPTGRLMIETDGPYLLPRTLKTKPQDRRNEPAFLPEVLNTVARCRQETAQQTGIHTTACAQAFFKLPSIN
- a CDS encoding acyl-CoA thioesterase — encoded protein: MNKQETDYLLPQGDIALQITALPCNTNGFGDIYGGWLVSQMDIAGTSVAAKIAKGRVATVAIDQMSFLVPVAVGSQLSFYTETLSVRRSSIQIRVEAWSEGLITDDWRKVTEAVFVFVAIDSSGRTRALPEQNTLA
- the hemC gene encoding hydroxymethylbilane synthase, whose translation is MPRTIRIATRKSALALWQAEYVKTRLEAFHPDINVELVPMVSRGDKLLDSPLAKIGGKGLFVKELETALLENEADIAVHSMKDVPMDFPEGLGLYCICEREDPRDAFVSNKYNSIDELPKGAIVGTSSLRRQAQLLTYRPDLTIHFLRGNVNTRLAKLDANEYDAIILAAAGLIRLEFTNRIRCYIPVEMSLPAVGQGAVGIEARTSDIELHELLKPLHHQQTAFCVSAERAMNKHLNGGCQVPIAGYALLNNDQLLLRGLVAQPDGQKVLTAEFTAPSSQAVELGIKTAETLLSLGADDILKAIYGEEK
- a CDS encoding uroporphyrinogen-III synthase; the encoded protein is MNSWRLLLTRSAPDCHSQADTLAELGITAECLPLLEIVALPETASQRSQLLDFDRYTTLVVISKPAAKLILERLDYYWPQLPIQQTWFTVGKATAEILQAANLSVHYPTLGDDSEALWQLVEFQENLANPQCRVLIIKGEEGRQWLAEKLQLSGIATETMELYRRQMPNYTEQVLWRQLTDKNINAIVISSGQALDNLQQLVTTDWQKLAEMPVFVPSKRVAEQAANLGIRQIINCNGASIDALITSLKNHQAP
- a CDS encoding uroporphyrinogen-III C-methyltransferase, which gives rise to MNKQTDPQQNESVEANNPKAKVTSNPSEPPKTTSTKNKTHTAASVKANSTMIAGLALVIAIIGCGGAGYTYWQIKNQNNLLADQNTSLTTQLAEQQQKFDQALQQFSENTKQQEASLRNQLADTQSKLKDLGAETSKVKASQENVITQVAKVNADSSQTWMLFEAKQILKQAFFRLRASDVNGASKLLDDLNETIKLRGDLSQTASKVNQTIETALLKLQQAEQVDRANLYSQLAAIQTQIAELKVKQPVFQKQDTSQEKPTNRFEALADKLSNYVRVDFNANSKVLPILTSQGFGQLKMTLNLAIEKAQWAALNGESDIYKSELTRVAELLEQYFDADTTAVSALITKIEQLKNKTIITEVPDITDTLQFVNSYLDEQISLNTPQQTVTQPTGGNNQ
- a CDS encoding heme biosynthesis HemY N-terminal domain-containing protein, with the protein product MNRLMVKLVIVVLCTLVLGVAISIDAGYVFIKFSRFEYESSLWVTFALIGFVIFVIWLLFTLTGILFEVFGKINPFSSERKQKLGEAGMRELAEGNWSAALKHLKAATKGSHKSLGHYLGAAQAANELGEYEKSNAFIEAACDYAPKAKIAIGLTFGRLLMARQDYDKALAVANELYEDKPNNPLVIKLVYDIYLQQENWIAINRLLPALAKHKLLPENTLAKLEQYVWSSLLKESFANNKEQPVIAAEQLKKAWDGLPNNARDDMAILETYIQLLCSLGNQQEAEKLLQKSIDKDYRSELVYLYGQIKGNDAAKQISSAERWLNTHSDDAILYLTLGKLCQRAQLWGKAQEYFEKSLQLKRSPEACLELAGYLAQRGETQKSNQLFQESLQQIHRSLYLPSAAKNKLD
- the cls gene encoding cardiolipin synthase, coding for MIIHAEHFYWFSALFITIELCGILAAMHALFTVRTSQGAVAWAVSLVFMPVLTLIPYLIFGRNKFGAYIKARRQVDEEMHQVTQKIDWRNWIKEVITGSPDQRYESVRAFYKLTGMPLLANNKIDLLVNGQQTFDTIFAALRHAKKVVLMEFFIVNDDALGKALQKELINCANRGVKVYFLYDRVGSIRLPGQYIATLKKAGVFVGSFSTRTSFFNRFQWNFRCHRKITIIDGEIGFVGGHNVGIEYLGKKPPLAPWRDTHIVLQGPIVTCLQETFAEDWFWASGTLPELLFQTQFPTDGVACQSIPSGPADAQETCSLFFVEALNAAKNRIWITSPYFVPDEAVWSALQLAVLRGVDVRILLPSRRDHLFVYLASVLYAMEAVKMGVRVFNYTEGFIHQKVLLIDDDVTAIGSANLDNRSFRLNFEIMVLTISERFTEKVEDMLVHDFAVSTEKSLVDSKKYSFFYRFGLGIARLLSPVL
- a CDS encoding pilin, with amino-acid sequence MNKYLLVISLLIIPTTIYADDIELQQKPSTISLAGFILSNIANLAVGDTDYKSRAQMAEALSLASDQKAAVAEYFAAEGRCPDNTVSNTHRIAKPSVLSGKYVAQVVVKEVNKHCTIMATMKTEDVNQALAGKTLTLTMTPLESVFMWECASNVDNKYLPAPCQQ
- a CDS encoding polysaccharide biosynthesis protein, yielding MQKTFKAKLLALPTSAKRMLQVVADVFIVWFALWLAFIVRLGIDEIINPFGEYYELFIAAPCFALPFLIYFRLHKTVNRYFDNEAIMAIFKAMSLSSLLLALAIYWYQPDFLVPRSIVFIFWWLSIVLLVGFRLVVRHYLVRDWHIPFTKRYDKKATNVAIYGAGVAGNQLIKSIRMSKDMYPVAFIDDDSQLKGRSIAGLKVYAPEQIEQMLIKTSAEEILLAVPSASRARRREIIALLEDYPVRIRSIPGIMDLASGRVKVDDIQEIDIVDVLGRDTVPPDEKLFEHCIKNKTVLVTGAGGSIGAELCRQIVTVGVKDLLLFEHSEFNLYSIHLELTNYIEQKQLPINLVPILGSIRNIELLNKVMTSWQIDTIYHAAAYKHVPMVEHNIAEGILNNVIGSLNVAQAAILAKVSNFVLISTDKAVRPTNIMGATKRLAEMVLQALSHEFNPVLFGMGREPVLQQTCFTMVRFGNVLGSSGSVIPLFRKQIEEGGPITVTHPEVTRYFMTIPEAAQLVIQAGSMGEGGDVFVLDMGSPIKIADLAEKMVNLSGLSVITEDNPQGDINILFTGLRPGEKLYEELLIGENVTGTEHPMIMRANEEYLVWDEMKKVLKAILEQLENNDYEYLQNLLANTVAGYHTEMTMVDWNYLQHNNINIE